From a region of the Corallococcus coralloides DSM 2259 genome:
- the treY gene encoding malto-oligosyltrehalose synthase yields the protein MFHDGSEAGERSARQADADGTHTTVEAQADDLFQQVQRELQSRRVTPLSTYRMQLHQGFTFQQAKALVPYLARLGVSDFYASPYLKATPGSTHGYDCVDHQRLNPEVGTPEDHAALCDALREHGLGQVLDVVPNHMGIERDNRLWLDVLENGPSSVYAKFFDVDWRPVKDELADKVLLPILGDQYGIVLERGELKLSYDSGAFHLHYYDHRLPVAPRQYATILKHGLERLEKQLGAESPHLVELLSILTALDHLPLRTEVDPAKVTERHREKEVIKRRLGAVVADSAELAAYVEENLRVFNGTPGNVRSFDLLDTLLQNCSYRLAHWRVAGEEINYRRFFDINGLAAIRVEDPDVFLEAHQRIFEWLREGRVTGLRIDHPDGLFDPTAYFLDLQERFFVERARARFDAGKKEGDDARWPEVEALLRAKWRREVMDTPDSPLRKALFVAVEKIQGGRERIPESWAVHGTTGYRFANAVSGLFVHPAAEAHLTETYERFAGGTQDFAELVYQKKLLIMRVSMASEINVLAHELNRISEMNRRTRDFTLNSLRRALVEFIALFPVYRTYVDGWRAELDVRDVQYIEWTLQRAKERNTTTNASIFDFLRDILLGRYPEHVGDDEKAVMLRFAMKLQQVTGPVMAKGLEDTVFYIYNRLVSLNEVGGEPEHFGMRATTFHLRNQERAERWPASMLTSSTHDTKRSEDVRARINVLTELPEVWREQVRAWADLTRPFVSHLPTGPAPSSNDVYLFFQTVVGAWPMGEQVPPAELKEFHRRVREYMGKAIKEAKVRTSWTNPDGAYDDAVAQFVDACFDPAKGQAFLDGVKAFKRRIERAGQHNALGQLLLKLASPGVADTYQGCELWDLSLVDPDNRRPVDYALRERLLTAMDDAAAKDRPALCARLTRDMDDGQVKLFVLAESLRLRQKYADLFRGGGYEALELSGPRSPAAVGFARTHGDRVLIACAPRYTLEALESGGLAQAYDGTFLNLPEAYAGMMFRNVFTGNTVRPQQGPGGVGLALGPLLAEFPVVLLERSTG from the coding sequence ATGTTCCACGACGGTTCCGAGGCAGGGGAGCGCTCCGCGCGGCAGGCGGACGCGGATGGCACGCACACGACGGTGGAGGCGCAGGCGGACGACCTGTTCCAGCAGGTCCAACGCGAGCTGCAATCGCGCCGCGTCACGCCGCTGTCCACCTACCGGATGCAGCTGCACCAGGGCTTCACCTTCCAACAGGCGAAGGCGCTGGTGCCGTACCTGGCCCGGCTGGGCGTGAGCGACTTCTACGCGTCGCCCTACCTCAAGGCCACGCCCGGCAGCACCCACGGCTACGACTGCGTGGACCACCAACGGCTCAACCCGGAGGTGGGCACGCCAGAGGACCACGCGGCGCTCTGTGACGCCCTGCGCGAGCACGGGCTGGGGCAGGTGCTGGACGTGGTGCCCAACCACATGGGCATCGAGCGGGACAACCGCCTGTGGCTGGACGTGCTGGAGAACGGCCCGTCGTCCGTCTACGCGAAGTTCTTCGACGTGGACTGGCGGCCGGTGAAGGACGAGCTGGCGGACAAGGTGCTGCTGCCCATCCTGGGGGACCAGTACGGCATCGTGCTGGAGCGCGGCGAATTGAAGCTGTCCTACGACTCCGGCGCCTTCCACCTGCACTACTACGACCACCGGCTGCCGGTGGCGCCGCGCCAGTACGCCACCATTCTCAAGCACGGCCTGGAGCGGCTGGAGAAGCAGCTGGGCGCGGAGTCACCGCACCTGGTGGAGCTGCTCTCCATCCTGACGGCCCTGGACCACCTGCCGCTGCGCACGGAGGTGGACCCGGCGAAGGTGACCGAGCGGCACCGCGAGAAGGAGGTCATCAAGCGGCGGCTGGGCGCGGTGGTGGCGGACAGCGCGGAGCTGGCGGCGTACGTGGAGGAGAACCTCCGGGTGTTCAACGGCACGCCCGGCAACGTGCGCTCCTTCGACCTTTTGGACACGCTGCTGCAGAACTGCAGCTACCGGCTGGCGCACTGGCGCGTGGCGGGCGAGGAGATCAACTACCGCCGCTTCTTCGACATCAACGGCCTGGCCGCCATCCGCGTGGAGGACCCGGACGTCTTCCTGGAGGCGCACCAGCGCATCTTCGAGTGGCTGCGCGAGGGGCGCGTCACGGGCCTGAGAATCGACCACCCGGACGGCCTCTTCGACCCCACCGCCTACTTCCTGGACCTGCAGGAGCGCTTCTTCGTGGAGCGGGCGCGGGCGCGCTTCGACGCCGGGAAGAAGGAGGGGGATGACGCGCGGTGGCCGGAGGTGGAGGCGCTCCTGCGCGCGAAGTGGCGGCGCGAGGTGATGGACACGCCGGACAGCCCGCTGCGCAAGGCGCTCTTCGTTGCGGTGGAGAAGATTCAAGGCGGCCGCGAGCGCATCCCGGAGTCGTGGGCGGTGCACGGCACCACCGGCTACCGCTTCGCCAACGCGGTGAGCGGCCTGTTCGTGCACCCGGCCGCGGAGGCGCACCTGACGGAGACGTACGAGCGCTTCGCGGGCGGCACGCAGGACTTCGCGGAGCTCGTGTACCAGAAGAAGCTGCTCATCATGCGCGTGAGCATGGCCAGCGAAATCAACGTGCTGGCGCACGAGCTCAACCGCATCTCGGAGATGAACCGCCGCACGCGCGACTTCACGCTCAACAGCCTCCGGCGCGCACTGGTGGAGTTCATCGCGCTGTTCCCCGTCTACCGCACCTACGTGGACGGCTGGCGCGCGGAGCTGGACGTGCGCGACGTGCAGTACATCGAGTGGACCCTCCAGCGCGCCAAGGAGCGCAACACCACCACCAACGCCTCCATCTTCGACTTCCTGCGCGACATCCTCCTGGGCCGCTACCCGGAGCACGTGGGGGACGACGAGAAGGCGGTGATGCTGAGATTCGCGATGAAGCTGCAGCAGGTGACGGGCCCCGTGATGGCCAAGGGCCTGGAGGACACCGTCTTCTACATCTACAACCGGCTGGTGAGCCTCAACGAGGTGGGCGGCGAGCCTGAGCACTTCGGCATGCGCGCCACCACCTTCCACCTGCGCAACCAGGAGCGCGCGGAGCGCTGGCCGGCGAGCATGCTCACCTCCAGCACCCACGACACCAAGCGCAGCGAGGACGTGCGCGCGCGCATCAACGTGCTCACGGAGCTGCCAGAGGTCTGGCGGGAGCAGGTGCGCGCCTGGGCGGACCTCACCCGGCCCTTCGTCAGCCACCTGCCCACGGGCCCCGCGCCGTCGTCCAACGACGTCTACCTCTTCTTCCAGACGGTGGTGGGCGCGTGGCCCATGGGCGAACAGGTGCCCCCGGCCGAGCTCAAGGAGTTCCACCGCCGCGTGCGCGAGTACATGGGCAAGGCCATCAAGGAGGCCAAGGTCCGCACGTCGTGGACCAACCCGGACGGCGCCTACGATGACGCGGTGGCGCAGTTCGTGGACGCGTGCTTCGACCCCGCGAAGGGCCAGGCCTTCCTGGACGGCGTGAAGGCCTTCAAGCGCCGCATCGAGCGCGCGGGCCAGCACAACGCGCTGGGGCAGCTGCTCTTGAAGCTGGCCTCCCCGGGCGTGGCGGACACGTACCAGGGCTGCGAGCTGTGGGATTTGTCGCTGGTGGATCCGGACAACCGCCGGCCGGTGGACTACGCCCTGCGCGAGCGGCTGCTCACGGCGATGGACGACGCGGCGGCGAAGGACCGGCCCGCCCTGTGCGCCCGGCTGACCCGGGACATGGACGACGGGCAGGTGAAGCTCTTCGTCCTGGCGGAGTCGCTGCGGCTGCGCCAGAAGTACGCGGACCTCTTCCGCGGGGGCGGCTACGAGGCGCTGGAGCTGTCCGGGCCGCGCTCGCCCGCGGCGGTCGGCTTCGCTCGCACGCACGGTGACAGGGTGCTGATTGCCTGCGCGCCGCGTTACACCCTGGAGGCGCTGGAGTCCGGGGGGCTGGCGCAAGCGTACGACGGTACGTTCCTGAACCTTCCGGAGGCATATGCGGGCATGATGTTCCGCAATGTCTTCACCGGGAACACCGTCCGTCCCCAGCAGGGGCCGGGTGGCGTGGGGCTGGCCCTGGGGCCGCTCCTCGCGGAGTTCCCGGTGGTGCTGCTGGAGAGGAGCACTGGATGA
- the glgX gene encoding glycogen debranching protein GlgX, translating into MRRAEVLPGKPFPLGATYDGNGVNFAVFSEHAKKVEVCLFDPTDPKKETRRFPLLETTNHVFHGYMPGLHAGALYGLRVHGPYEPKKGLRFNPHKLLVDPYARALHGQVDPKAPIHGYVHGGKEEDLVMDTQDDAWGVPKAVILADGFDWENDKRPEIPWHKTVLYELHVKGFSKLNPRMPEHLRGTYAGLAHPASIEHLKKLGVTSVELLPIHAFMDEPFLTQKGRSNYWGYNTLGFFAPDARYCASGSLGEQVAEFKGMVKLLHRAGIEVILDVVYNHTCEGNHLGPTLSFKGLDASAYYRLSEKDPRYFMDFTGCGNSWNATHPYALKLIADSLRYWVEVMHVDGFRFDLATTLGRDRHGYDTRAAFFQILHQDPVLSRVKLIAEPWDVGDYGYQVGNFPVLWSEWNGKYRDTMRRYWKGDDRQAAEIGSRLTGSSDLFALSGRKPTASVNFVTAHDGFTLHDLVTYSQKHNEANGEENRDGANDNHAWNCGVEGETPDPKVNALREQQKRNFLASLFLSQGVPMLVAGDEMGRTQKGNNNAYCQDNELSWVNWELNEQQRQLLDFTTRIIKLRREQPVLSKRRFFRGAHIWDSELKDLAWFRPDGKEMKREDWEKPYVRSLAFLLGGDAIATPDDEGHRIVGDTLLVLLNAHHEPITFMLPALEWGADWELVVDTAATGESLRTHTPAGGKVQAVGRSLVVLRRPATEWE; encoded by the coding sequence ATGAGAAGGGCCGAGGTGCTTCCAGGGAAGCCGTTTCCCCTGGGCGCCACGTACGACGGGAACGGCGTGAACTTCGCCGTGTTCAGCGAGCACGCGAAGAAGGTGGAGGTCTGTCTCTTCGACCCCACCGACCCCAAGAAGGAGACGCGCCGCTTCCCGTTGCTGGAGACCACGAACCACGTCTTTCACGGCTACATGCCGGGCCTGCACGCGGGGGCGCTGTACGGCCTGCGGGTTCACGGTCCGTATGAACCCAAGAAGGGCCTGCGCTTCAACCCGCACAAGCTCCTGGTGGACCCCTACGCCCGCGCGCTGCACGGCCAGGTGGACCCCAAGGCGCCCATCCACGGGTACGTGCACGGGGGCAAGGAGGAGGACCTCGTCATGGACACGCAGGACGATGCCTGGGGCGTGCCCAAGGCGGTCATCCTGGCGGACGGGTTCGACTGGGAGAACGACAAGCGGCCGGAGATTCCCTGGCACAAGACGGTCCTCTACGAGCTGCACGTCAAGGGCTTCTCCAAGCTGAACCCGCGCATGCCGGAGCACCTGCGCGGCACGTACGCGGGCCTGGCGCACCCGGCCAGCATTGAACACCTGAAGAAGCTGGGCGTGACGAGCGTGGAGCTGCTCCCCATCCACGCCTTCATGGACGAGCCGTTCCTCACCCAGAAGGGGCGCTCCAACTACTGGGGCTACAACACGCTGGGCTTCTTCGCACCGGACGCGCGCTATTGCGCGTCGGGCTCGCTGGGCGAGCAGGTGGCGGAGTTCAAGGGGATGGTGAAGCTGCTGCACCGCGCGGGCATCGAGGTGATCCTCGACGTGGTCTACAACCACACCTGCGAGGGCAATCACCTGGGGCCCACGCTGTCCTTCAAGGGGCTGGACGCCAGTGCGTACTACCGGCTCAGTGAGAAGGACCCGCGCTACTTCATGGACTTCACCGGGTGCGGCAACTCGTGGAACGCCACGCACCCGTACGCGCTGAAGCTCATCGCGGACAGCTTGCGCTACTGGGTGGAGGTGATGCACGTGGACGGCTTCCGCTTCGACCTGGCGACGACGCTGGGACGGGACAGGCACGGCTACGACACCCGCGCGGCCTTCTTCCAGATCCTCCACCAGGACCCCGTCTTGAGCCGCGTGAAGCTCATCGCGGAGCCGTGGGACGTGGGGGACTACGGCTACCAGGTGGGCAACTTCCCGGTGCTGTGGAGCGAGTGGAACGGCAAGTACCGCGACACCATGCGCCGCTACTGGAAGGGTGACGACCGGCAGGCGGCGGAGATCGGCTCGCGGCTCACCGGCAGCTCCGACCTGTTCGCGCTGTCCGGCCGCAAGCCCACGGCGAGCGTGAACTTCGTCACCGCGCACGACGGCTTCACGCTGCACGACCTGGTGACGTACAGCCAGAAGCACAACGAGGCCAACGGCGAGGAGAACCGCGACGGCGCCAATGACAACCACGCCTGGAACTGCGGCGTGGAGGGGGAGACGCCCGACCCCAAGGTGAACGCGCTGCGCGAGCAGCAGAAGCGCAACTTCCTGGCGTCCCTCTTCCTGTCGCAGGGCGTGCCCATGCTGGTGGCGGGCGACGAGATGGGCCGCACGCAGAAGGGCAACAACAACGCCTACTGCCAGGACAACGAGCTGTCGTGGGTGAACTGGGAGCTCAACGAGCAGCAGCGCCAGCTGCTGGACTTCACCACCCGCATCATCAAGCTGCGCCGCGAGCAGCCGGTGTTGTCCAAGCGCCGCTTCTTCCGCGGGGCCCACATCTGGGACAGCGAGCTGAAGGACCTGGCGTGGTTCCGGCCGGACGGCAAGGAGATGAAGCGCGAGGACTGGGAGAAGCCCTACGTGCGCTCCCTGGCCTTCCTGCTGGGCGGGGACGCCATCGCCACGCCGGATGACGAGGGCCACCGCATCGTGGGGGACACCTTGCTGGTGCTGCTCAACGCGCACCACGAGCCCATCACCTTCATGCTGCCCGCCCTGGAGTGGGGCGCGGACTGGGAGCTGGTGGTGGACACCGCGGCCACGGGGGAGTCCCTGCGCACGCACACTCCGGCGGGCGGCAAGGTGCAGGCGGTGGGGCGTTCCCTGGTGGTCTTGCGGCGGCCGGCGACGGAATGGGAGTAG
- a CDS encoding TerC family protein gives MTHTLWPWVAFNVFVLAMLAMDLGLFHRKEHAVSPKEATLWTLVWVSISLAFCGGVWHYGGKGPALEWLTAYVVEYALSVDNLFVFLMVFGYFRVPPQHQHRVLFWGILGAFVMRALLIVAGTALVARFEWLIFLFGAFLVYTASKMLWAKEDEDVDPEAGFIVRMSRRLLPVARQGEGSRFFVHEDGRRKVTPLFIVLMVVEATDLLFAMDSIPAVLGISKDPFIIYTSNVCAILGLRSLFFVVSSLMEKFHLLKVALGVILAFVGVKMLIEHWFKIPIGISLGVIAGCLVVAIVASLVFPKPPDAAGATPVADADKAPDAPAREQERG, from the coding sequence ATGACCCACACGCTCTGGCCCTGGGTGGCCTTCAACGTCTTCGTCCTGGCGATGCTCGCCATGGACCTGGGGCTGTTCCACCGCAAGGAGCACGCGGTGTCGCCGAAGGAGGCGACGCTGTGGACGCTCGTGTGGGTGAGCATCAGCCTCGCGTTCTGCGGGGGCGTCTGGCACTACGGCGGCAAGGGGCCGGCGCTGGAGTGGCTGACGGCGTACGTCGTGGAGTACGCGCTGTCGGTCGACAACCTCTTCGTCTTCCTGATGGTGTTCGGCTACTTCCGGGTGCCGCCGCAGCACCAGCACCGGGTGCTCTTCTGGGGCATCCTGGGCGCGTTCGTGATGCGCGCGCTGCTCATCGTCGCGGGCACGGCGCTGGTGGCCCGCTTCGAGTGGCTCATCTTCCTGTTCGGCGCGTTCCTCGTCTACACGGCCTCCAAGATGCTCTGGGCCAAGGAGGACGAGGACGTGGACCCGGAGGCAGGCTTCATCGTGAGGATGTCCCGGCGCCTGTTGCCGGTGGCGCGTCAGGGCGAGGGCAGCCGCTTCTTCGTCCACGAGGACGGCCGGCGCAAGGTGACGCCGCTGTTCATCGTGCTGATGGTGGTGGAGGCCACGGACCTGCTCTTCGCCATGGACTCCATCCCGGCGGTGCTGGGCATCAGCAAGGACCCGTTCATCATCTACACGTCCAACGTCTGCGCCATCCTGGGCCTGCGCTCGCTGTTCTTCGTCGTCTCCAGCCTGATGGAGAAGTTCCACCTGCTGAAGGTCGCGCTGGGCGTCATCCTGGCCTTCGTGGGCGTGAAGATGCTCATCGAGCACTGGTTCAAGATTCCCATCGGCATCTCGCTGGGGGTGATTGCCGGCTGCCTGGTGGTGGCCATCGTGGCGTCGCTGGTGTTCCCCAAGCCCCCGGACGCGGCGGGGGCCACGCCGGTGGCGGACGCGGACAAGGCCCCGGACGCGCCGGCCCGGGAGCAGGAGCGCGGCTGA
- the apaG gene encoding Co2+/Mg2+ efflux protein ApaG, which translates to MSTATTDGIRVTVEPTFWPERSTPESGQFAFMYKVVLFNEGTVPAQLRSRHWIITDAQGHIDEVKGEGVVGRQPHLKPGERFEYTSWAMLKTPFGTMRGGYEMERPDGTRFEARIAEFALTLPHALH; encoded by the coding sequence ATGTCCACCGCCACCACCGACGGCATCCGCGTCACCGTGGAGCCGACCTTCTGGCCGGAGCGCAGCACTCCTGAGTCCGGGCAGTTCGCCTTCATGTACAAGGTGGTGCTCTTCAACGAAGGCACCGTCCCCGCGCAGCTGCGGTCCCGGCATTGGATCATCACCGACGCCCAGGGGCACATTGACGAGGTGAAGGGCGAGGGCGTGGTCGGCCGTCAGCCGCACCTCAAGCCGGGCGAGCGGTTCGAGTACACGAGCTGGGCGATGCTGAAGACGCCCTTCGGCACCATGCGCGGCGGCTACGAGATGGAGCGTCCGGACGGCACGCGCTTCGAGGCGCGCATCGCCGAGTTCGCGCTCACGCTGCCGCACGCGCTGCACTGA
- the hemH gene encoding ferrochelatase, which yields MPVPTTKRGLLLVNLGTPDAPESGPVRRYLREFLNDPRVIDIHPVGRWFLLNLFILPFRPAKSAEAYRKVWMKEGSPLLVYSRALEARVREQLGNDYEVELAMRYGNPSLPDAIARLKAKGVSEFTVLPLYPHEAASSSASSLARTYEVLAEGWDVPNVRAVPAFWDDAGFLDAFAAVARPVISDTRADHVLFSFHGLPERHMRKSDPTGQHCLSSAGCCDAITAENRHCYRAQCFATARMLAQRLALPEGGYTVSFQSRLGRTPWVKPYTDLVLPELAAKGVKRLAVMCPAFVADCLETLEEIGLRAKEQFVEAGGESLTLVPSLNAHPEWVDAVVRMVRASDGPAPTARAESR from the coding sequence ATGCCTGTGCCGACCACGAAGCGGGGCCTGCTGCTCGTCAACCTGGGGACGCCGGACGCGCCCGAGTCCGGGCCGGTGCGCCGCTACCTGCGCGAGTTCCTCAACGACCCGCGCGTCATCGACATCCACCCGGTGGGGCGCTGGTTCCTCCTGAACCTCTTCATCCTCCCGTTCCGCCCCGCGAAGAGCGCGGAGGCGTACCGCAAGGTGTGGATGAAGGAGGGCTCGCCGCTGCTCGTGTACAGCCGCGCGCTGGAGGCGCGGGTGCGGGAGCAGCTGGGGAACGACTACGAGGTGGAGCTCGCCATGCGCTACGGCAACCCGTCGCTGCCGGACGCCATCGCGCGGCTGAAGGCGAAGGGCGTGTCCGAGTTCACGGTGCTGCCGCTGTACCCGCACGAGGCGGCGTCGTCCTCCGCGTCGTCGCTGGCGCGCACCTATGAGGTGCTGGCGGAGGGCTGGGACGTCCCCAACGTGCGCGCGGTGCCGGCGTTCTGGGACGACGCGGGCTTCCTGGACGCGTTCGCGGCGGTGGCCCGGCCGGTGATTTCCGACACGCGCGCGGACCACGTGCTGTTCAGCTTCCACGGGCTGCCGGAGCGCCACATGCGCAAGAGCGACCCGACGGGACAGCACTGCCTGTCGTCCGCGGGGTGCTGCGACGCCATCACGGCGGAGAACCGGCACTGCTACCGCGCGCAGTGCTTCGCGACGGCGCGGATGCTGGCCCAGCGGCTGGCGCTGCCGGAGGGCGGCTACACGGTGTCCTTCCAGTCGCGGCTGGGGCGCACGCCGTGGGTGAAGCCCTACACGGACCTGGTGCTGCCGGAGCTGGCGGCGAAGGGCGTGAAGCGGCTGGCGGTGATGTGCCCGGCCTTCGTGGCGGACTGCCTGGAGACGCTGGAGGAGATTGGCCTCCGCGCGAAGGAGCAGTTCGTGGAGGCGGGCGGCGAGTCGCTGACGCTGGTGCCGTCCCTCAACGCCCACCCGGAGTGGGTGGACGCCGTGGTGCGGATGGTGCGCGCTTCGGACGGCCCGGCCCCTACGGCGCGGGCGGAGTCGCGGTAG